Proteins from a single region of Cytophagaceae bacterium:
- a CDS encoding sigma-70 family RNA polymerase sigma factor — MTKILQLFGTEYQLAKSLINKDERAQRYFYEKYSGKFLGICCRYISDRMEAEDVMVESMMKIFEKVNQFNFSGSFEGWSKRIVVNEALMFLRKRKSMNVEYDDQYFDEPEIQEAGNLETEDLLEIVNSLPEGYKTVFNLYAIEGYSHTEISQLLNISEGTSKSQLSRARVILQQKVMKNNTINYNHL, encoded by the coding sequence ATGACAAAAATTTTACAATTGTTCGGTACAGAATACCAATTAGCCAAATCTCTTATCAATAAAGATGAAAGGGCTCAGAGGTATTTTTACGAAAAGTATTCCGGGAAGTTTTTGGGGATTTGTTGCCGTTATATAAGTGACAGGATGGAAGCCGAAGATGTAATGGTGGAAAGTATGATGAAAATTTTTGAAAAAGTAAACCAGTTTAATTTTTCGGGAAGTTTTGAAGGTTGGTCAAAAAGAATAGTTGTAAATGAAGCACTGATGTTTTTAAGAAAAAGAAAAAGCATGAACGTAGAATATGATGATCAGTATTTTGACGAACCGGAAATTCAAGAAGCTGGAAATTTGGAAACGGAAGACTTGTTGGAAATTGTAAACTCATTGCCGGAAGGCTATAAAACGGTTTTTAACCTTTATGCAATTGAAGGATACAGCCATACTGAGATTAGCCAATTGCTCAATATTTCAGAAGGCACATCCAAATCGCAGTTGAGCAGAGCAAGAGTAATTTTGCAACAAAAAGTGATGAAAAACAACACTATAAATTATAATCATTTATAG
- a CDS encoding Crp/Fnr family transcriptional regulator: MVTPFVDAIRAISPLNKETEKLLKKRLSKTTGKAGDIILKAGDVNDKLYFIEKGMVRSFYTLEDDHGIKSDITSWFVGEFGFIYVPHSFIPQMPSVESIELLEDSELISISYRGLSELYDLVPEANYIVRVLTEMYLVMYDERVRFLRMMSAHKRNEAFQNMFPDLYDRAPKKHVASFLGLTPETLSRVRKK, translated from the coding sequence ATGGTAACTCCTTTTGTTGACGCAATCCGAGCTATTTCTCCACTCAACAAGGAAACCGAAAAGCTTTTAAAGAAAAGGTTAAGTAAAACTACTGGTAAAGCAGGTGATATTATCTTGAAAGCCGGGGATGTAAATGACAAACTCTATTTTATTGAAAAAGGAATGGTGAGGTCATTTTATACACTTGAAGACGACCATGGAATTAAATCAGATATTACTTCATGGTTTGTGGGGGAATTTGGTTTTATTTATGTGCCTCATAGTTTCATTCCGCAAATGCCAAGTGTTGAATCCATCGAGCTTTTGGAAGATTCAGAGCTTATTTCTATTTCTTATCGTGGATTAAGTGAACTGTACGACCTGGTCCCTGAGGCAAATTACATTGTGAGAGTTCTTACCGAAATGTACCTTGTTATGTATGATGAAAGAGTGCGATTCCTCAGAATGATGAGTGCTCATAAAAGAAATGAGGCTTTTCAAAACATGTTTCCTGATTTGTATGATCGTGCACCCAAAAAGCACGTAGCTTCGTTTTTGGGTCTAACTCCCGAAACACTAAGTCGTGTGAGAAAAAAATAA